A genomic window from Vitis riparia cultivar Riparia Gloire de Montpellier isolate 1030 chromosome 18, EGFV_Vit.rip_1.0, whole genome shotgun sequence includes:
- the LOC117907935 gene encoding centromere-associated protein E has translation MSKVAKWKLEKTKVKVVFRLQFHATHIPPTGWDKLFISFIPADSGKATAKTTKANVRNGTCKWADPIYETTRLLQDAKTKQYDEKLYKIIVAMGSSRSNILGEANINLADYSDAQKPSTVALPLHGCNSGTVLHVTVQLLTSKTGFREFEQQRELRERGLQTNTGQNRRDGSSGGKALSSEETVNEHMDKVNARVRFKPESTELPSLEEEGGLNEEYSDSAIGFDGSSNTSESLCAEKHDTSSTHEIDSLKSTISGDLNGLSHTQSPQTEKGDPSDQRFLAQGSNDWVHGWSSDYSVDNDLAIAYEENNRLRGSLEVAESSIIELKLEVSSLQSHADEIGVETQKFAKQLAAEIASGEVLAEEVSVLKLECSKLKEDLEHLRNSKSIPEFASREIIRTDQDHGFEDSQLRWLKGLLNMEDKIRELQTKACLGFHERECRFLQPDLEALLHVLQDLKQGTGQAISMFDALPSETANIKEMRESQQFVSGTGFDAELYQPEDLLHCLGVSGLVSLVPDSLDATNAIKDKFFELLRELDESKAERESLARKMDQMECYYEALVQELEENQKQMLGELQNLRTEHSTCMYTISSTKAQMETMGQDMNEQILRFAEDRRDLNSLNQELERRAITSEAALKRARLNYSIAVDQLQKDLELLSFQVLSMFETNEKLVKEAFSEASQPSSRECPETVQNQNLDSENLDIAKLLQCHNKNAGVKKPSLGGEVLLEDLKRSLHLQEELYQKVEEELCEMHLVNIDLDVFSKTLRETLLEASAEIALMKEKIDELSQQLELSTESKELLLLRLQTAMDDVRMLNEYRESCIAKCHDLALQNQILEANLESVSSENFRLSQKIAEWDALVMKCRNYESKYEACAAEKMELANLLKEEALENGGLQNEISSLQEELKTSKTELDELASVKESLQQIVNFLQDKLGSLLACYDAQLSGLPLQSKSTFQDFKFKDFMGVVLQLEELQQNTHGKILQLLKEKKDLEDERDIGRFSLSTVKSETLVMRQKFEHDIQEMVSKVDASNALVQRLQSELEVIANRLKVSFEAEEKYAQQSGELLSDFACLEVELQELSSKNRDLAQEILGLETVTEELGKSKSTIADITLHNQALMTSLQVKTDESVKLASEISSLKESLRCLQEDLCVERGLRDKLEGTVGDLTFQLDEKHRHLINFDQQKAELDHFKQQLSDLELEKSSVCQRLLHSEECLKKVHESSFTDLEAQLSEMYELLIATDVKFICTSSQYEGCIEELTQRLQSSDKHLEELHKKHLDVETILNSHLAHEAHYIEENTGLLSTRNSLKSELEVSVAQNSVLLDSNCAMMSELEDYKNKAAILEVSLLNDRNQHAFDLEQLKHVIVSSEEEIDKLLLTKEELEIKVIVLKEKLDECRARITMLEGSSDELTLLRIKYNEITHRLSEQILKAEEFKNLSIHLRELKDKADAECLQIREKKEPEGPPVAMQDSLRVAFIKEQCETKLQELRHQLSISKKHGEEMLWKLQDAIDEIENRKKSEACHIKRNEELSLKILELEADLNAAFSEKREKINGYDRIKAEMECSLISLECCKEEKQNLENSLQECNDERYKIAVELASVKELLKTYPMNMQLEGNHGSHKVESRSSQPVLGNAYQENPLADMISQNGTTGNLYPKYSDQDSSFNHEKVEDTYSTLIDEGEHSSGHMSMQLQPSQPAESTHIHGIPRDGVVDQENLPQDDTKHLALVNDHFRAQSLKSSMEHLHKELERMKNDNSLLPQDGHQFDTNFEGLQKELMTLHKANEELGSIFPLFNEFSGSGNALERVLALEIELAEALQAKKRSSIQFQSSFLKQHSDEAAVFQSFRDINELIKDMLELKGRYTTVETELKEMHDRYSQLSLQFAEVEGERQKLMMTLKNVRASKKSLQLNRLSSATP, from the exons GTTACTGTGCAGCTGTTAACTTCTAAAACTGGGTTCAG AGAGTTTGAGCAGCAGAGGGAactgagagagagagggttGCAGACGAACACTGGACAAAATAGGCGTGATGGATCTAGTGGAGGAAAAGCATTATCATCCGAAGAAACTGTCAATGAACACATGGATAAG GTCAATGCAAGGGTTAGATTCAAACCAGAATCAACGGAGCTTCCTTCACTTGAAGAAGAGGGAGGATTAAATGAAGAATATTCAGACTCAGCTATTGGATTTGATGGCTCATCCAATACATCAGAAAGTTTATGTGCTGAAAAGCATGATACCTCCAGCACACATGAAATCGATAGCCTTAAGAGCACAATCTCTGGTGATTTAAATGGACTTTCCCACACTCAAAGTCCTCAGACAGAGAAAGGGGACCCATCAGATCAGAGGTTTTTGGCACAGGGAAGCAATGATTGGGTTCATGGATGGAGTTCAGACTATTCTGTGGATAATGACTTGGCAATTGCTTATGAAGAGAACAATAGGCTTAGAGGAAGCTTGGAAGTTGCGGAGTCTTCTATTATTGAGCTTAAGCTGGAGGTAAGCTCTCTACAAAGTCATGCTGATGAAATAGGTGTTGAAACACAAAAGTTTGCTAAGCAGCTTGCTGCTGAGATTGCTTCAGGAGAAGTTCTTGCCGAAGAGGTTTCTGTACTGAAATTAGAGTGTTCAAAACTCAAGGAGGACCTTGAACACCTCAGAAATTCTAAGTCAATTCCTGAATTTGCTAGCAGAGAAATTATTCGGACAGATCAGGATCATGGATTTGAAGATTCACAGCTGAGATGGCTAAAGGGACTTTTAAATATGGAGGACAAGATAAGAGAGCTTCAAACTAAGGCATGCCTTGGGTTCCATGAAAGGGAGTGCAGGTTCCTTCAGCCAGACTTAGAGGCACTGCTCCATGTTCTGCAGGATCTCAAACAAGGAACTGGACAAGCAATTTCTATGTTCGATGCTTTACCATCAGAAACTGCAAACATAAAGGAGATGAGAGAAAGCCAACAATTTGTGTCAGGAACTGGGTTTGATGCTGAATTGTATCAGCCTGAAGATTTGCTTCATTGCTTAGGTGTATCTGGCCTGGTTTCTCTTGTACCTGATTCTCTAGATGCTACCAATGCAATAAAAGACAAATTCTTTGAACTTCTAAGAGAGTTGGATGAGTCCAAAGCTGAACGGGAAAGCCTTGCAAGAAAAATGGACCAGATGGAGTGCTACTATGAAGCCCTTGTCCAGGAGCTTGAGGAAAACCAGAAGCAGATGCTGGGGGAATTGCAGAATCTCAGAACTGAGCACTCTACTTGCATGTACACAATTTCGTCCACGAAGGCTCAAATGGAGACAATGGGCCAAGACATGAATGAGCAGATCTTAAGATTTGCTGAGGACAGACGTGACTTGAATTCGCTTAACCAGGAGCTTGAAAGAAGGGCTATTACTTCAGAAGCAGCACTTAAAAGGGCACGTTTGAATTATTCGATAGCAGTGGATCAGTTACAAAAAGACCTCGAACTGCTTTCTTTCCAGGTTTTGTCTATGTTTGAGACTAATGAGAAGCTTGTGAAAGAAGCTTTTTCAGAAGCTTCACAACCGTCCTCCCGAGAGTGTCCAGAAACGGTGCAGAATCAGAACTTGGATTCAGAAAATCTTGACATTGCCAAACTCCTACAGTGCCATAATAAAAATGCAGGGGTAAAGAAACCATCCTTGGGTGGAGAAGTTCTTTTAGAGGACTTGAAAAGATCTCTTCACTTGCAGGAAGAGCTTTACCAGAAGGTCGAGGAAGAACTCTGTGAAATGCATTTGGTGAACATAGACCTGGATGTGTTTTCGAAGACTCTAAGAGAAACTTTGCTGGAAGCAAGTGCTGAGATTGCACttatgaaagagaaaatagatgAACTTAGTCAGCAGTTGGAGCTTTCAACTGAGTCCAAGGAGTTGTTACTGCTAAGGCTGCAGACTGCTATGGATGATGTTCGCATGCTGAATGAGTACAGGGAGAGTTGCATTGCAAAGTGCCATGATCTGGCTCtgcaaaatcaaattttagaaGCAAATTTGGAAAGTGTTTCTAGTGAAAATTTTCGTCTTAGTCAGAAGATTGCAGAGTGGGATGCTCTGGTGATGAAATGCAGAAATTATGAGAGTAAATATGAAGCTTGTGCTGCTGAAAAAATGGAGTTggcaaatttattaaaagaggAAGCTCTAGAAAATGGTGGTCTACAAAATGAAATTTCCTCTCTGCAGGAAGAGTTGAAAACTTCCAAAACTGAACTTGATGAGCTGGCTTCTGTGAAGGAAAGTCTGCAGCAAATTGTCAATTTTCTGCAAGATAAGTTGGGAAGTCTATTGGCATGTTATGATGCACAATTAAGTGGATTGCCTCTACAGAGTAAATCCACGTTTCAGGATTTCAAGTTTAAGGACTTCATGGGTGTTGTCTTGCAATTAGAAGAACTTCAACAAAATACACATGGAAAGATTCTTCAACTcctgaaagagaagaaagatcTAGAGGATGAAAGAGATATTGGTCGATTCTCATTAAGCACAGTAAAATCAGAAACACTGGTCATGAGGCAGAAATTTGAACATGATATACAGGAGATGGTTAGTAAAGTGGATGCTTCCAATGCCCTAGTGCAAAGGCTTCAGTCGGAACTTGAGGTTATTGCTAACAGACTCAAGGTTAGCTTTGAAGCTGAAGAAAAATATGCACAGCAAAGTGGGGAACTTCTCTCTGATTTTGCCTGTTTGGAAGTTGAGCTGCAAGAACTTAGTTCTAAGAACAGGGACCTTGCTCAAGAAATCTTGGGGTTGGAAACTGTTACTGAAGAACTTGGAAAGAGTAAGTCGACTATAGCAGACATTACACTACATAACCAAGCTTTGATGACATCCTTACAGGTTAAAACCGATGAATCTGTGAAGCTTGCATCAGAGATTAGcagtttgaaagaaagtttgAGATGCCTGCAAGAAGACTTATGTGTTGAAAGAGGCCTCAGAGATAAATTAGAGGGCACAGTTGGAGATCTTACCTTCCAATTGGATGAGAAACATCGCCACTTGATCAATTTTGATCAGCAGAAAGCTGAACTAGACCATTTCAAGCAGCAGTTATCTGATTTAGAGTTAGAAAAATCAAGTGTCTGTCAGCGGTTATTGCACAGTGAGGAATGTCTGAAAAAGGTCCATGAATCCTCTTTTACTGATCTGGAAGCTCAGTTATCTGAGATGTATGAATTGTTAATAGCCACAGATGTTAAATTCATTTGCACAAGTAGTCAGTATGAGGGCTGTATTGAGGAGCTCACTCAGCGACTTCAGTCTTCAGATAAGCACCTTGAGGAGCTTCACAAAAAGCATCTTGATGTAGAGACCATTCTAAATTCCCATCTTGCTCATGAAGCACATTACATTGAAGAAAATACAGGATTGCTGTCAACTCGCAATTCCCTGAAATCTGAATTAGAAGTCTCTGTTGCTCAAAATAGTGTCCTTTTGGATTCAAACTGTGCTATGATGTCTGAACTTGAGGACTACAAGAACAAGGCTGCAATTTTGGAGGTTAGTCTTCTTAATGATAGAAATCAGCATGCTTTTGATCTTGAGCAGCTGAAGCACGTGATAGTGAGTTCTGAAGAGGAGATTGACAAGCTGTTGTTGACAAAGGAGGAGCTAGAAATCAAAGTCATAGTACTTAAAGAGAAGTTGGATGAATGTCGTGCACGGATAACCATGCTAGAAGGAAGTAGTGATGAACTAACTTTGCTCAGGATCAAGTATAATGAGATTACCCACAGGCTATCTGAACAGATTTTGAAGGCTGAGGAGTTTAAGAACTTGTCAATTCATTTGCGGGAGCTTAAAGACAAGGCTGATGCAGAGTGTCTACAGATTCGTGAAAAAAAAGAACCGGAAGGACCACCAGTTGCCATGCAAGATTCGTTGAGAGTTGCCTTTATCAAAGAACAGTGTGAAACGAAGCTGCAAGAACTGAGACACCAGCTATCCATTTCCAAAAAGCATGGCGAGGAGATGCTCTGGAAATTGCAAGATGCTATTGACGAGATCGAGAATAGGAAGAAGTCTGAAGCTTGTCACATAAAGCGAAATGAGGAGCTTTCATTGAAGATCTTGGAATTGGAGGCTGATTTAAATGCAGCATTTTCCGAGAAGCGTGAAAAGATCAATGGTTATGATCGAATAAAGGCTGAAATGGAATGCTCGCTAATAAGCCTTGAATGCtgcaaagaagaaaaacaaaaccttgAAAATTCTTTGCAAGAATGCAATGATGAAAGATATAAAATTGCAGTTGAACTCGCCTCAGTGAAAGAACTGCTCAAGACTTATCCCATGAATATGCAATTGGAAGGAAATCATGGATCACATAAAGTGGAGAGCAGATCTAGTCAGCCAGTTTTAGGGAATGCTTACCAGGAAAATCCACTGGCAGACATGATTTCTCAGAATGGTACGACTGGGAACCTGTACCCTAAGTACTCAGACCAAGATAGTTCATTTAAccatgaaaaagtagaagatACATATTCAACTCTCATTGATGAAGGTGAGCATTCAAGCGGACACATGAGCATGCAATTGCAGCCTTCTCAG CCTGCTGAATCTACTCACATTCATGGAATTCCAAGGGATGGAGTTGTAGACCAAGAGAACTTGCCACAGGACGATACAAAGCATTTAGCTCTTGTCAATGATCATTTCAGAGCCCAAAGTTTGAAGTCTAGCATGGAACACCTGCATAAAGAG TTGGAAAGGATGAAAAATGATAACTCGCTTCTCCCACAAGATGGTCATCAATTTGACACAAATTTTGAAGGTTTACAAAAAGAATTGATGACGTTGCACAAA GCTAATGAAGAATTAGGAAGCATATTCCCTTTGTTTAATGAATTTTCGGGCAGTGGGAATGCATTAGAAAGGGTACTTGCTTTGGAAATTGAGCTCGCTGAAGCATTGCAAGCAAAGAAGAGATCCAGCATCCAATTCCAGAG TTCTTTCCTGAAACAACACAGTGATGAGGCAGCAGTATTCCAAAGCTTTAGAGACATCAATGAGCTGATCAAAGACATGTTGGAACTAAAGGGAAGGTACACAACTGTGGAGACAGAGTTAAAAGAGATGCATGATCGTTACTCTCAACTAAGCCTACAGTTTGCGGAAGTTGAAGGAGAGAGACAGAAACTGATGATGACACTGAAGAATGTCCGAGCATCCAAGAAGTCCCTACAATTGAATCGCCTCTCTTCAGCCACTCCCTGA
- the LOC117907937 gene encoding membrane-anchored ubiquitin-fold protein 3, with protein MAGEELIELKFRLADGTDIGPNKYNPTTSVGSLKEKILAQWPKDKENGPKTINDMKLINAGKILENNRTLAESRLLVGELPGGVITMHVVVRPPLSDKNTEKQQDDSPKKSRCSCSIL; from the exons ATGGCGGGAGAAGAGTTGATTGAGCTTAAGTTTAGGCTTGCTGATGGCACCGACATCGGTCCAAACAAGTATAATCCAACTACCTCTGTGGGATCTCTCAAAGAAAAGATACTTGCACAATGGCCTAAAG ACAAAGAAAATGGTCCAAAGACTATCAACGACATGAAGCTTATTAACGCAGGAAAGATACTTGAAAACAACAGAACACTTGCTGAGTCCAGACTCCTAGTTGGTGAACTTCCAGGAGGGGTCATCACAATGCATGTTGTTGTTCGTCCTCCTTTGTCAGACAAAAACACTG AGAAACAGCAGGATGATTCACCAAAGAAGAGCCGGTGTTCGTGCTCTATCCTATAA
- the LOC117907936 gene encoding F-box/kelch-repeat protein At1g22040 gives MGSFLSLAGPKSRTSEHDEGSQHETCKRQRMSSSFNEENPRLIPSLPDEISILILARLPRICYFDLRLVSRNWKATITSPELFNLRKELGKTEEWLYILTKVEEDRLLWHALDPLSRRWQRLPSMPNVVYEEESRKVSSGLWMWNMVGPSIKIADVIRGWLGRKDTLDQMPFCGCAIGAVDGCLYVLGGFSSASTMRCVWRFDPILNAWSEVTPMSTGRAYCKTGILNDKLYVVGGVSRGRGGLTPLQSAEVFDPCTDTWSQIPSMPFSRAQVLPTAFLADMLKPIATGMTSYMGRLCVPQSLYSWPFFVDVGGEIYDPETNSWVEMPIGMGDGWPARQAGTKLSVVVDGELYAFDPSSSLDSGNIKVYDQKEDAWKVVIGKVPICDFTDSESPYLLAGFLGKLHIITKDANHDIAVLQADLRDNLGFPPSTAPSCSATSSHEHSDLLAETETVVWKVIATRDFGTAELVSCQVLDI, from the coding sequence ATGGGGTCTTTCTTGAGCTTGGCTGGGCCCAAGAGTAGGACAAGCGAGCATGATGAGGGGTCTCAGCATGAAACCTGCAAGAGGCAAAGGATGTCTTCAAGCTTTAATGAGGAAAATCCAAGATTGATTCCTAGCCTTCCTGATGAGATATCAATCCTTATTCTTGCTAGACTTCCAAGAATTTGCTATTTTGATTTGAGGTTGGTGTCACGGAACTGGAAGGCAACCATTACAAGTCCAGAACTCTTCAATTTAAGAAAAGAACTTGGAAAAACAGAAGAATGGCTATACATATTGACTAAGGTTGAAGAAGATAGACTTTTGTGGCATGCTTTGGACCCTTTGTCAAGAAGATGGCAGAGGTTGCCATCAATGCCTAATGTTGTTTATGAAGAAGAATCTAGGAAGGTTTCATCTGGGCTTTGGATGTGGAATATGGTGGGGCCAAGCATCAAAATTGCGGATGTAATTAGGGGCTGGCTTGGGCGGAAGGATACATTGGATCAAATGCCATTTTGTGGTTGTGCTATTGGAGCTGTTGATGGATGCCTCTATGTTCTTGGTGGATTTTCCAGTGCTTCGACAATGAGATGCGTCTGGCGTTTTGATCCAATTTTAAATGCATGGAGTGAAGTGACTCCAATGTCAACAGGCAGGGCCTACTGTAAGACTGGTATATTAAACGACAAGCTTTATGTTGTTGGAGGGGTTAGTCGGGGCAGAGGTGGATTGACTCCTCTTCAATCTGCGGAAGTTTTTGATCCTTGCACTGATACATGGTCTCAAATACCAAGCATGCCATTCTCAAGAGCTCAGGTGTTACCCACTGCCTTTTTGGCAGACATGCTAAAGCCTATTGCCACCGGAATGACTTCATACATGGGAAGATTATGTGTCCCTCAGAGTTTATACTCATGGCCTTTTTTTGTAGATGTTGGAGGAGAGATTTATGATCCTGAAACAAATTCATGGGTTGAAATGCCAATTGGTATGGGGGATGGTTGGCCTGCACGGCAGGCTGGTACAAAATTAAGCGTTGTAGTAGATGGTGAATTATATGCATTTGACCCTTCCAGTTCCCTAGATAGTGGCAATATCAAGGTTTATGATCAAAAAGAAGATGCTTGGAAAGTTGTTATAGGAAAGGTTCCTATCTGTGATTTTACAGATTCAGAATCTCCATACTTACTTGCTGGGTTTCTTGGCAAACTTCACATCATCACAAAAGATGCCAATCATGACATTGCTGTTCTGCAGGCTGATCTGCGTGATAATTTGGGTTTTCCCCCATCAACCGCACCTTCTTGTTCAGCTACCTCCTCACATGAACATTCTGATTTATTGGCAGAAACAGAAACAGTTGTTTGGAAGGTTATTGCCACAAGGGATTTTGGAACTGCAGAACTGGTCAGTTGTCAAGTTCTTGATATTTAG
- the LOC117906022 gene encoding uncharacterized protein LOC117906022 isoform X2, whose translation MNLFSELTRIHHAVAGSNWQRLLTSPQCVARQRKVLSFNLSIDLMQNQPFRQRSSSFEEQSLNNSSIMLSSPASSLSSLSGDHIGQESCADLWDNEEELSSGNGGGGGVERRGRIGRSSEMKTKKEFPPPIPWLAQTENLLSHMPWVMKRYHTSDGRLIIREEKVKHHEYFRAHRANGRLTLHLIPMNDDFYDEENLKGEAEEDEGNAEVGDADDGRGEEEEEEEEKESVKSSCVEMNDGGGTAGGRGGGGAAKCYMGSVSSYF comes from the exons atgaATCTTTTCTCTGAACTAACACGAATACATCATGCAGTAGCCGGGAGCAATTGGCAGCGATTGTTGACGTCACCACAGTGT GTAGCGAGACAAAGAAAAGTTCTTTCTTTCAATCTATCAATAGATCTCATGCAGAATCAACCGTTTAGACAAAGGTCATCTTCATTCGAGGAGCAATCACTCAACAACAGCTCCATCATGTTGTCTTCTCCGGCGTCGTCGTTGTCGTCTCTGTCTGGGGATCATATAGGGCAGGAGAGTTGTGCTGATCTCTGGGATAATGAGGAGGAGTTAAGTTCTGGGAATGGGGGTGGTGGGGGTGTTGAGAGGCGTGGACGGATAGGTCGGAGTTCGGAGATGAAGACGAAGAAGGAATTTCCGCCTCCGATACCGTGGCTGGCGCAGACGGAGAACTTGCTGTCGCACATGCCGTGGGTAATGAAGAGGTACCATACGAGCGATGGGCGGCTCATCATTAGGGAGGAGAAGGTGAAGCATCACGAGTACTTCAGGGCACACAGGGCCAATGGCCGCCTCACACTGCATCTTATACCCATGAACGACGACTTTTACGACGAGGAGAACCTGAAGGGGGAAGCCGAGGAAGATGAGGGAAATGCAGAAGTTGGGGATGCCGATGATGGAAggggggaggaggaggaagaggaagaggagaaAGAATCAGTGAAGTCATCGTGTGTTGAGATGAATGATGGGGGTGGAACAGCaggaggaagaggaggaggaggagcagCCAAGTGTTACATGGGATCCGTCTCTTCAT ATTTTTGA
- the LOC117906022 gene encoding uncharacterized protein LOC117906022 isoform X3, protein MQNQPFRQRSSSFEEQSLNNSSIMLSSPASSLSSLSGDHIGQESCADLWDNEEELSSGNGGGGGVERRGRIGRSSEMKTKKEFPPPIPWLAQTENLLSHMPWVMKRYHTSDGRLIIREEKVKHHEYFRAHRANGRLTLHLIPMNDDFYDEENLKGEAEEDEGNAEVGDADDGRGEEEEEEEEKESVKSSCVEMNDGGGTAGGRGGGGAAKCYMGSVSSCMFGMAIAAVKPLHI, encoded by the coding sequence ATGCAGAATCAACCGTTTAGACAAAGGTCATCTTCATTCGAGGAGCAATCACTCAACAACAGCTCCATCATGTTGTCTTCTCCGGCGTCGTCGTTGTCGTCTCTGTCTGGGGATCATATAGGGCAGGAGAGTTGTGCTGATCTCTGGGATAATGAGGAGGAGTTAAGTTCTGGGAATGGGGGTGGTGGGGGTGTTGAGAGGCGTGGACGGATAGGTCGGAGTTCGGAGATGAAGACGAAGAAGGAATTTCCGCCTCCGATACCGTGGCTGGCGCAGACGGAGAACTTGCTGTCGCACATGCCGTGGGTAATGAAGAGGTACCATACGAGCGATGGGCGGCTCATCATTAGGGAGGAGAAGGTGAAGCATCACGAGTACTTCAGGGCACACAGGGCCAATGGCCGCCTCACACTGCATCTTATACCCATGAACGACGACTTTTACGACGAGGAGAACCTGAAGGGGGAAGCCGAGGAAGATGAGGGAAATGCAGAAGTTGGGGATGCCGATGATGGAAggggggaggaggaggaagaggaagaggagaaAGAATCAGTGAAGTCATCGTGTGTTGAGATGAATGATGGGGGTGGAACAGCaggaggaagaggaggaggaggagcagCCAAGTGTTACATGGGATCCGTCTCTTCATGTATGTTTGGGATGGCTATAGCAGCGGTCAAGCCACTCCATATTTAG
- the LOC117906022 gene encoding uncharacterized protein LOC117906022 isoform X1 has translation MNLFSELTRIHHAVAGSNWQRLLTSPQCVARQRKVLSFNLSIDLMQNQPFRQRSSSFEEQSLNNSSIMLSSPASSLSSLSGDHIGQESCADLWDNEEELSSGNGGGGGVERRGRIGRSSEMKTKKEFPPPIPWLAQTENLLSHMPWVMKRYHTSDGRLIIREEKVKHHEYFRAHRANGRLTLHLIPMNDDFYDEENLKGEAEEDEGNAEVGDADDGRGEEEEEEEEKESVKSSCVEMNDGGGTAGGRGGGGAAKCYMGSVSSCMFGMAIAAVKPLHI, from the exons atgaATCTTTTCTCTGAACTAACACGAATACATCATGCAGTAGCCGGGAGCAATTGGCAGCGATTGTTGACGTCACCACAGTGT GTAGCGAGACAAAGAAAAGTTCTTTCTTTCAATCTATCAATAGATCTCATGCAGAATCAACCGTTTAGACAAAGGTCATCTTCATTCGAGGAGCAATCACTCAACAACAGCTCCATCATGTTGTCTTCTCCGGCGTCGTCGTTGTCGTCTCTGTCTGGGGATCATATAGGGCAGGAGAGTTGTGCTGATCTCTGGGATAATGAGGAGGAGTTAAGTTCTGGGAATGGGGGTGGTGGGGGTGTTGAGAGGCGTGGACGGATAGGTCGGAGTTCGGAGATGAAGACGAAGAAGGAATTTCCGCCTCCGATACCGTGGCTGGCGCAGACGGAGAACTTGCTGTCGCACATGCCGTGGGTAATGAAGAGGTACCATACGAGCGATGGGCGGCTCATCATTAGGGAGGAGAAGGTGAAGCATCACGAGTACTTCAGGGCACACAGGGCCAATGGCCGCCTCACACTGCATCTTATACCCATGAACGACGACTTTTACGACGAGGAGAACCTGAAGGGGGAAGCCGAGGAAGATGAGGGAAATGCAGAAGTTGGGGATGCCGATGATGGAAggggggaggaggaggaagaggaagaggagaaAGAATCAGTGAAGTCATCGTGTGTTGAGATGAATGATGGGGGTGGAACAGCaggaggaagaggaggaggaggagcagCCAAGTGTTACATGGGATCCGTCTCTTCATGTATGTTTGGGATGGCTATAGCAGCGGTCAAGCCACTCCATATTTAG